The following coding sequences are from one Diadema setosum chromosome 9, eeDiaSeto1, whole genome shotgun sequence window:
- the LOC140233117 gene encoding heterogeneous nuclear ribonucleoprotein C-like produces the protein MNRAPFGGPRPVNNFMGGGGGMGGPPHNNPSSHLSIGTSTNSQDPAAKASRVFIGNLNPLHADRQQIFEIFREYGTITGISLHKGYGFVQFTSELEARAAVEAEHGRRLGVHNPQHLDLRVASEPDESRPVGFKRAFGEFANFEFYDPALLPAQPSAAKRRRFHDASMDDERSGDEPPAWICAMCKHVEVSPWELMKHAAAVHQVLIYDLKAGGGSKAPSGNGTM, from the exons ATGAACAGAGCTCCATTTGGTGGTCCACGACCAGTCAACAATTTCATGGGCGGTGGAGGCGGAATGGGAGGGCCACCACACAACAATCCATCCAGCCACCTGTCCATTGGCACCAGCACCAACAGCCAAGACCCCGCAGCCAAAGCCTCGAGGGTCTTCATAGGAAACCTGAACCCGCTTCATGCAGATCGTCAGCAAATCTTCGAGATATTCCGCGAGTATGGCACCATTACGGGAATCTCCCTCCACAAGGGCTATGGCTTTGTCCAGTTCACATCGGAGCTGGAGGCCAGAGCTGCTGTGGAGGCGGAGCATGGCAGGAGGCTAGGAGTGCACAACCCACAGCACTTAG ATCTCCGTGTTGCCAGTGAACCCGACGAGAGCAGACCTGTAGGATTCAAAAGAGCATTTGGAGAGTTTGCAAATTT TGAGTTCTATGACCCAGCACTACTGCCTGCACAGCCTTCTGCAGCCAAGAGGAGGAGGTTTCATGATGCTTCCATGGATGATGAGAGGAGTGGAGATG AACCCCCTGCATGGATCTGTGCCATGTGTAAGCATGTGGAGGTGTCACCGTGGGAGCTCATGAAGCATGCTGCCGCCGTCCATCAGGTGCTCATTTATGACCTCAAGGCGGGTGGAGGGAGCAAGGCCCCCAGTGGCAATGGCACCATGTAA